Proteins encoded together in one Thermoplasmatales archaeon BRNA1 window:
- a CDS encoding transcriptional regulator, BadM/Rrf2 family, translated as MGTFISTKGRYAIRILIDLAEHSADGRVPLKEMAERQNISLKYMETIMPLLVKEGLVSGSHGKGGGYKLVVPPEDIKIGKVLRATEGTIAAVSCLNGGEMGCERASQCKTLPMWIHLDRLISDYLDTVSIRDLMIDPINVELGSDWVI; from the coding sequence ATGGGGACTTTCATTTCCACGAAGGGGCGCTACGCCATCAGGATACTGATCGATTTAGCGGAACACAGTGCCGACGGCAGGGTGCCCCTCAAGGAAATGGCTGAAAGGCAGAATATCTCCCTCAAGTACATGGAGACTATAATGCCCCTCCTGGTGAAGGAGGGGCTGGTCTCCGGATCCCACGGGAAGGGCGGAGGATACAAACTCGTTGTTCCTCCGGAGGACATCAAGATTGGGAAAGTGCTGCGCGCGACAGAAGGAACCATCGCGGCCGTCTCATGCCTCAACGGCGGCGAGATGGGATGCGAGCGCGCATCGCAGTGCAAGACCCTTCCCATGTGGATCCACCTCGACAGACTGATCTCGGATTATCTCGATACCGTTTCGATAAGGGACCTCATGATCGATCCAATCAATGTCGAGCTCGGATCCGATTGGGTCATCTGA
- a CDS encoding cysteine synthase, which translates to MLYKTIDETIGGTPLVELTNIEKELGLKAKIFGKVEFFNPAGSVKDRIAKAMIDDLEKQGKINKDTVLIEPTSGNTGIALASIATARGYKIKIVMPETMSIERRKLIKAYGAELILTEGAKGMKGAVAKAEELSKEIPNSVIPGQFVNPANPEIHYNTTGPEIYKDLDGKVDILVAGVGTGGTLSGVGKYLKEKKPDVKVVAVEPKGSPLLSEGKAGPHKIQGIGAGFIPDTLDTKIYDRVIAVADEDAFANGRLIGKKEGFLVGISAGAALTAALELAKDPANAGKNIVAILADTGERYLSTALFED; encoded by the coding sequence ATGCTTTACAAGACCATTGACGAAACCATCGGAGGGACCCCCCTCGTCGAGCTCACCAACATCGAGAAGGAGCTCGGACTGAAAGCGAAGATTTTCGGAAAAGTGGAGTTCTTCAACCCCGCGGGATCCGTGAAGGACCGCATCGCGAAAGCGATGATCGACGACCTGGAGAAACAGGGGAAGATCAACAAGGACACCGTCCTGATCGAGCCCACCTCCGGGAACACCGGTATAGCCCTGGCATCCATCGCGACCGCCAGGGGCTACAAGATCAAGATCGTCATGCCCGAGACCATGTCCATCGAGAGGCGCAAGCTCATCAAGGCCTACGGGGCCGAGCTCATACTCACCGAGGGCGCGAAGGGAATGAAAGGTGCCGTGGCGAAAGCCGAGGAGCTCTCCAAGGAGATTCCCAACTCGGTGATCCCCGGACAGTTCGTGAACCCCGCGAACCCCGAGATCCACTACAACACCACCGGACCCGAGATCTACAAGGATCTCGACGGTAAGGTGGACATCCTCGTGGCCGGAGTCGGAACCGGAGGAACCCTCTCGGGGGTCGGCAAATACCTCAAGGAGAAGAAGCCGGACGTGAAGGTAGTGGCGGTGGAGCCCAAGGGATCCCCGCTGCTCTCCGAGGGAAAGGCCGGACCCCACAAGATCCAGGGAATCGGTGCCGGATTCATCCCCGACACCCTCGACACCAAGATCTACGACAGGGTCATCGCCGTCGCTGACGAGGATGCCTTCGCCAACGGAAGGCTGATCGGGAAGAAGGAGGGATTCCTCGTGGGAATCTCCGCGGGCGCGGCACTCACCGCCGCCCTGGAGCTTGCCAAGGATCCCGCCAACGCCGGCAAGAACATAGTCGCCATACTCGCGGACACCGGAGAAAGGTACTTATCGACAGCACTTTTTGAGGACTGA
- a CDS encoding O-acetylhomoserine sulfhydrolase has product MSDHKYKIETLQVHAGQESPDPTTDARAVPIYMTTSYVFKDSAQAAGRFALAEPGNIYTRLMNPTSSVFEERMVALEGGIAALATASGAAAITYAVQNIALAGDHIVSSSNVYGGTFNLFENTLREQGIETTFVDPSDPKNFEKAIRENTKLLYTEVLGNPNSDVADIDEISKIAHKHGIPLIVDSTFTPPSVFRPIEHGADIVVHSATKFIGGHGVAMGGIIIDSGNFDWAQNDKFPTLSKPNPSYHGVVFTEAVGKAAFVVKIRTTLMRDQGAAISPFNSFLLLLGLETLSLRTDRHIENALKVVDYLKNHPQVEKVNHPSLETGAKKAVYDRFFPKGAGSIFTFEIKGGAEKAKKFTESLKLFSLLANVADVKSLVIHPASTTHSQLEEDALLASGIKPNTVRLSIGTENIDDIIADLEQGFAKIKE; this is encoded by the coding sequence ATGAGCGACCACAAATACAAAATCGAGACACTGCAGGTCCACGCGGGACAGGAGTCCCCGGACCCGACCACCGACGCAAGGGCAGTCCCCATCTACATGACCACCTCCTACGTGTTCAAGGACTCCGCCCAGGCGGCCGGAAGATTCGCGCTTGCCGAGCCCGGCAACATCTACACTAGGCTCATGAATCCCACTTCCTCGGTGTTCGAGGAGAGGATGGTTGCCCTCGAAGGGGGAATCGCCGCGCTCGCTACCGCCTCCGGCGCCGCTGCGATCACCTATGCCGTGCAGAACATCGCCCTGGCGGGAGACCACATCGTCTCCTCCTCCAATGTCTACGGCGGGACGTTCAACCTCTTCGAGAACACTCTGAGGGAGCAGGGGATCGAGACCACCTTCGTGGACCCCTCGGACCCGAAGAACTTCGAGAAGGCCATCAGGGAGAACACCAAGCTCCTCTACACCGAGGTCCTGGGGAACCCCAATTCCGATGTCGCCGATATCGACGAGATCTCCAAGATCGCCCACAAGCACGGCATCCCGCTGATTGTGGACAGTACCTTCACCCCTCCCTCGGTCTTCAGGCCGATCGAGCACGGTGCGGACATCGTCGTGCACTCCGCCACCAAGTTCATCGGGGGACACGGAGTGGCGATGGGAGGAATCATCATCGACAGCGGTAACTTCGACTGGGCCCAGAACGACAAATTCCCCACACTCTCGAAGCCCAACCCGTCTTACCACGGAGTGGTGTTCACCGAGGCCGTCGGCAAGGCGGCGTTCGTCGTGAAGATCAGGACCACCCTCATGAGGGACCAGGGGGCGGCCATCTCCCCGTTCAACTCGTTCCTCCTCCTGCTGGGACTGGAGACTCTTTCCCTCCGTACCGACAGGCACATCGAGAACGCCCTCAAGGTCGTGGACTACCTGAAGAACCACCCGCAGGTGGAGAAGGTCAACCACCCCTCCCTCGAGACCGGTGCGAAGAAGGCCGTGTACGACAGGTTCTTCCCCAAGGGAGCCGGGTCGATCTTCACCTTCGAGATTAAGGGCGGAGCGGAGAAGGCGAAGAAGTTCACCGAGTCGCTGAAGCTCTTCTCCCTGCTGGCGAACGTAGCGGATGTGAAGTCCCTGGTCATCCACCCGGCCTCCACCACCCACTCGCAGCTCGAGGAGGATGCACTGCTCGCATCTGGAATCAAACCCAACACCGTCAGGCTCTCCATCGGAACGGAGAACATCGACGATATCATCGCGGACCTGGAGCAGGGGTTCGCCAAGATCAAGGAGTGA
- a CDS encoding cysteine desulfurase NifS: protein MKKEALEAMLPFFSIEYANPSSIHFLSRDPRDAVKEARVRIAKVLNADDTEIYFTSGGTESDNWALISGAEMSKNKGKHIIVSAIEHHAILETVDYLAKHGYEITKVGVDADGVIDMDGLKKSIRPDTVLISVMTANNEIGTVQPIAEIGKIAREKGILFHTDAVQAFGHIPLDVKAMNIDMLSASGHKFGGPKGVGFLYVRKGIRLPPFMHGGEQENGRRAGTTNVPGIVGMGVAAEISARDLEKNSARLIEMRDHAIERISKEIPYSKLNGHRTQRLPGNVNFGFKFIEGESVLMSLGMKGVCISTGSACASGSLDPSHVLLAIGLPHGDAHGSVRISLSENNTMEEIDYAVDALKEVVERIRSLSPLYDDFVKGKV, encoded by the coding sequence ATGAAGAAGGAGGCATTGGAAGCAATGCTTCCTTTCTTCTCTATAGAATATGCGAACCCCTCTAGCATCCACTTCCTCTCAAGGGATCCCAGGGATGCCGTGAAGGAGGCGAGGGTAAGGATCGCCAAGGTCCTCAACGCCGACGACACCGAGATCTACTTCACCTCCGGAGGGACGGAATCCGACAACTGGGCCCTCATCTCCGGCGCCGAGATGTCGAAGAACAAAGGGAAACACATCATCGTCTCCGCCATAGAGCACCATGCAATCCTCGAGACAGTGGACTACCTGGCGAAGCACGGCTACGAGATCACGAAGGTCGGTGTAGACGCCGACGGCGTCATTGACATGGACGGGCTGAAGAAGAGCATCCGTCCTGACACGGTGCTTATCTCGGTGATGACCGCCAACAACGAGATTGGAACCGTTCAGCCCATAGCCGAGATCGGGAAAATTGCGCGCGAGAAGGGCATCCTGTTCCACACCGATGCTGTCCAGGCGTTCGGCCACATCCCTCTCGACGTGAAGGCGATGAACATCGACATGCTCAGCGCCAGCGGGCACAAGTTCGGCGGACCGAAGGGAGTGGGATTCCTGTACGTTAGGAAGGGAATCAGGCTCCCTCCTTTCATGCACGGGGGAGAACAGGAGAACGGCAGGAGGGCGGGAACCACCAACGTCCCCGGAATCGTTGGCATGGGAGTGGCCGCCGAGATATCCGCACGCGATCTTGAAAAGAACAGTGCCAGACTCATAGAGATGAGGGATCATGCCATCGAGCGTATCTCGAAGGAGATCCCCTATTCCAAGCTCAACGGGCACAGGACGCAGAGACTCCCCGGCAACGTCAACTTCGGTTTCAAATTCATCGAGGGCGAGAGCGTCCTCATGTCCCTCGGCATGAAGGGGGTTTGTATATCGACCGGCTCGGCGTGCGCGTCGGGATCCCTGGATCCCTCGCACGTTCTCCTTGCCATCGGCCTCCCGCACGGCGACGCCCACGGTTCCGTGAGGATCTCGCTTTCCGAGAACAACACGATGGAGGAAATCGACTATGCGGTCGATGCCCTGAAAGAGGTTGTGGAGAGGATCAGGTCCCTCTCGCCTCTGTACGATGATTTTGTGAAAGGCAAGGTGTGA
- a CDS encoding FeS cluster assembly scaffold protein NifU, Clostridium type encodes MYDGVYSDKVVDHFTNPRNVGEIENASGVGTVGNAKCGDIMRIFLDIDENGIIRDCKFKTFGCGAAIASSSMATEMVKGKSIHEALEITNKAVMEALGGLPQVKIHCSLLAEEAIHAALWDYAQKNGIVIEGLKAPKHDIND; translated from the coding sequence ATGTACGACGGAGTTTACAGCGACAAAGTGGTTGACCACTTCACCAACCCCAGGAACGTGGGTGAGATCGAGAACGCCTCCGGGGTGGGGACGGTCGGGAACGCGAAGTGCGGGGACATCATGAGGATCTTCCTGGACATCGACGAGAACGGAATCATCAGGGACTGCAAGTTCAAGACCTTCGGATGCGGTGCCGCGATCGCTAGCAGCAGTATGGCAACCGAGATGGTCAAGGGCAAATCCATCCACGAGGCTCTGGAGATCACCAACAAAGCGGTCATGGAGGCCCTCGGAGGTCTGCCGCAGGTCAAGATCCACTGCTCCCTCCTCGCTGAGGAAGCCATCCACGCCGCTCTCTGGGATTACGCACAGAAGAACGGCATAGTGATCGAGGGACTGAAGGCCCCCAAGCACGACATCAACGACTGA
- a CDS encoding Arsenite efflux pump ACR3-related permease, with protein sequence MIAAALAGLGLGTAFGLDDSASWAIEPFLVIMLFSVFLAVDFGDMRRSFDNRSFFASAVIINFVWTPVLAYVLGLAFFDGSLDMRIGLIMLLVTPCTDWYLVFTSVAKGNVPMSSSLLPINLILQILLLPVYIKVFAGEDSSFDMLGMFLDMWIVLIPFAAAFILKAASGRNNSARSVVDGLNSRSDGIQLAFLCMAIAVMFAAESTELFDNFDVLLESLMPLAIFFAVNYCVSTAVYRAQNYPYADGTSLIFTTLARNSPLALAIAVMAFPDRPLIMLVLVIGPLIELPILSLVASLRLRGNDAQNAG encoded by the coding sequence ATGATCGCCGCCGCATTGGCCGGACTCGGGCTAGGCACAGCCTTCGGTCTCGACGATTCCGCCTCCTGGGCGATCGAGCCGTTCCTCGTCATCATGCTGTTCTCGGTGTTCCTGGCCGTGGATTTCGGCGATATGAGGAGGTCGTTCGACAACAGGTCTTTCTTCGCCTCGGCGGTGATAATCAACTTCGTCTGGACCCCCGTCCTCGCCTACGTCCTGGGTCTCGCGTTCTTCGACGGATCCCTCGACATGAGGATCGGGCTGATCATGCTCCTGGTCACGCCCTGCACCGACTGGTACCTGGTGTTCACATCGGTGGCGAAGGGGAACGTTCCCATGAGCAGCTCGCTGCTCCCCATCAATCTGATACTCCAGATCCTCCTCCTGCCGGTGTACATCAAGGTGTTCGCGGGAGAGGATTCCTCCTTTGACATGCTTGGAATGTTCCTCGACATGTGGATCGTCCTTATCCCCTTCGCCGCGGCCTTCATCCTGAAAGCCGCCTCCGGAAGGAACAACAGTGCCAGATCCGTGGTTGACGGACTCAATTCCAGGTCGGACGGCATACAGTTGGCCTTCCTGTGCATGGCTATCGCGGTGATGTTCGCGGCGGAGAGCACCGAACTGTTCGACAACTTCGACGTGCTCCTGGAGTCCCTGATGCCTCTGGCCATATTCTTCGCGGTGAACTACTGCGTATCGACGGCGGTCTACCGCGCACAGAATTACCCCTACGCAGACGGGACGTCTCTGATATTCACGACCCTTGCGAGGAATTCGCCGCTGGCCCTAGCCATCGCCGTGATGGCCTTCCCGGACCGCCCGCTGATCATGCTGGTGCTGGTGATTGGTCCGCTTATCGAACTGCCGATACTGTCGCTGGTGGCTAGCCTGCGTCTACGTGGAAACGACGCACAAAATGCCGGATGA
- a CDS encoding glutamate 5-kinase codes for MEGRRELLADTERVVFKIGTSSIIKDGNVVSEELMDSVARQVAELKKRGKEVLIVSSGAIGIGLRVLDARPKPNEVPIKQAAAAVGQGVLMQKWNDSFQKYGITVAQILISLDDYSNRDTVLNLNNTMTTLLKYGAVPIFNENDAIATKEIGPMFGDNDTLSAVIASRADADLLVILSDVAGLYDKNPQVHGDAKLIPVVTDIESVQAVAGGAGTKMGTGGMKTKLKAAKICQDAGCLMVIASSAEDDVLIRTVSGDEVGTVFIADSAITKKRRWLKSVNPNGKIVIDAGAGKAILEHRSLLPVGVKCASGPFEAGKPVDIVCEGVVIARGIPDYGSEDINSVKGMRSDEAKKVLGVRMNHKDVVRSENIAIMP; via the coding sequence ATGGAGGGCAGACGCGAGCTCCTGGCGGACACCGAGAGGGTGGTCTTCAAGATCGGCACGTCCTCGATCATCAAGGACGGCAACGTGGTCTCCGAGGAGCTCATGGACTCCGTCGCCAGGCAGGTCGCGGAGCTGAAGAAGAGGGGCAAGGAGGTCCTCATCGTATCCTCCGGAGCCATCGGAATCGGGCTCAGGGTCCTGGATGCCAGGCCCAAGCCGAACGAGGTCCCCATCAAGCAGGCCGCGGCCGCCGTGGGGCAGGGCGTGCTGATGCAGAAGTGGAACGACAGCTTCCAGAAGTACGGCATCACCGTCGCCCAGATCCTCATCTCCCTCGACGACTACTCCAACAGGGATACCGTCCTCAATCTAAACAACACCATGACCACTCTGCTGAAGTACGGGGCGGTCCCGATCTTCAACGAGAACGATGCCATCGCGACCAAGGAGATCGGCCCCATGTTCGGGGACAACGACACCCTTTCCGCAGTCATCGCCAGCAGGGCCGACGCGGATCTCCTGGTGATCCTCTCCGACGTCGCCGGCCTCTACGACAAGAACCCGCAGGTCCACGGCGACGCGAAGCTCATCCCCGTGGTGACCGACATCGAGTCTGTTCAGGCGGTCGCCGGAGGCGCCGGGACCAAGATGGGTACCGGCGGTATGAAGACGAAGCTCAAAGCGGCTAAGATCTGCCAGGACGCTGGATGTCTGATGGTCATCGCATCCTCCGCGGAGGACGACGTCCTCATTAGGACGGTCTCCGGGGACGAGGTGGGGACCGTATTCATCGCGGATTCCGCCATCACCAAGAAGAGGAGATGGCTCAAGTCCGTCAACCCAAACGGCAAGATAGTCATCGACGCCGGAGCAGGCAAGGCCATCCTGGAACACAGGTCCCTCCTGCCGGTGGGCGTGAAGTGTGCATCCGGTCCGTTCGAGGCCGGCAAGCCGGTGGACATAGTATGCGAGGGCGTCGTCATCGCCAGAGGCATCCCGGATTACGGTTCGGAGGACATCAACTCCGTCAAGGGTATGCGTTCGGACGAGGCGAAGAAGGTTCTCGGCGTCAGGATGAACCATAAGGACGTCGTCCGCAGCGAGAACATCGCGATAATGCCGTGA
- a CDS encoding glutamate-5-semialdehyde dehydrogenase, whose protein sequence is MTDTVTEIKAAKTAALKMAALTTEVKDRALQLMAEAVDSRRKEILDANAEDVREAEGKIPAEMLKRLKVNDAKVDEMIASLNDVKKQKDPVGETMRSMLLDDGLTLYQVRCPIGLIGIVFEARPDVIPQIMSLCLKSGNAVCFKGGSEAKRSNRALFDILREAAGRAGVPEDGFVLLESREEISEILKLDEYIDLMIPRGSYGFVRYIKENTRIPVLGHAAGVCHVYVDSEADLNKAFNVAYDSKVQYPAVCNAAEKLLVNEKIASFFLPRMADLYAEAGVEMRVDAECKKFLIGFDVKDITEDDYTAEYDDLIIAIRMVRSAEEAIDIMNTCGSHHTEAIITENRATFDKFVKNVDSADIVMNASTRFADGFRLGMGAEVGISTNKVHARGPMGMEGLMIYKYVIIGSGQVVRDYVGKDAKPYKHQPLNERYE, encoded by the coding sequence ATGACGGACACCGTTACCGAGATCAAGGCCGCGAAAACGGCCGCCCTGAAGATGGCCGCCCTGACCACCGAGGTCAAGGACCGCGCCCTGCAGCTCATGGCCGAGGCCGTGGACTCCCGCCGCAAGGAGATTCTCGATGCTAACGCGGAGGATGTCAGGGAGGCCGAGGGCAAGATTCCCGCCGAGATGCTCAAGAGGCTGAAGGTGAACGATGCCAAGGTCGACGAGATGATCGCGTCCCTCAACGACGTGAAGAAGCAGAAGGACCCGGTCGGGGAGACCATGAGGTCCATGCTCCTCGACGACGGCCTCACCCTCTACCAGGTCAGGTGTCCGATCGGACTCATCGGCATCGTGTTCGAGGCACGTCCGGACGTCATCCCCCAGATAATGTCCCTCTGCCTGAAGAGCGGCAACGCCGTCTGCTTCAAGGGAGGTTCCGAGGCCAAAAGGTCCAACAGGGCACTTTTCGACATCCTCAGGGAGGCCGCCGGCAGGGCAGGTGTCCCGGAGGACGGGTTCGTCCTTCTCGAGTCCAGGGAGGAGATTTCCGAGATACTCAAGCTCGACGAATACATTGACCTGATGATCCCCCGCGGTTCCTACGGGTTCGTCCGCTACATCAAGGAGAACACCAGAATCCCTGTGCTGGGCCATGCCGCGGGAGTGTGCCATGTGTACGTGGATTCCGAGGCGGACCTCAACAAGGCTTTCAACGTCGCATACGACTCCAAGGTTCAGTACCCCGCGGTGTGCAACGCCGCGGAGAAGCTCCTGGTGAACGAGAAGATCGCCAGCTTCTTCCTCCCGAGGATGGCGGACCTCTACGCAGAGGCGGGGGTGGAGATGAGGGTGGATGCCGAGTGCAAGAAGTTCCTCATCGGTTTCGATGTCAAGGACATCACCGAGGATGACTACACCGCCGAGTACGATGACCTCATCATCGCTATCAGGATGGTCCGCTCCGCGGAGGAGGCCATCGACATCATGAATACCTGCGGTTCCCATCACACCGAAGCGATCATCACCGAGAACCGCGCCACATTCGATAAGTTCGTGAAGAACGTGGATTCCGCGGACATCGTCATGAACGCCTCCACCCGCTTCGCCGACGGATTCCGCCTCGGCATGGGCGCGGAGGTCGGCATATCCACCAACAAGGTCCACGCACGCGGACCGATGGGGATGGAGGGCCTGATGATCTACAAGTACGTCATCATCGGCTCCGGACAGGTGGTCAGGGACTACGTGGGCAAGGATGCCAAACCGTACAAGCACCAGCCGCTGAACGAGAGGTATGAGTGA
- a CDS encoding putative ATPase (AAA+ superfamily), translating into MEGTVRRSDYLEQLHGSKGATGVVKVITGMRRCGKSTLMEQFADDLRSEGTDDSHIFHVNFETFEGRDVSSPEELRSRIRELPGDGIVYILLDEIQEVDGWETIVAALETGKNYDVYITGSNSNMLSTDLATHLSGRYIEIRMLPLSFAEYLELHPGDREERFVQYLRYGGLPDADPDRGEKHSMGYLEGVFNTVLIKDILSRLKTDDVNRITAIARFLYSNIGNVTNIANIAKGTGLNPGTVDRYIGGMEAALLFYHAEKYDIVGKKLLSTNGKYYASDLGMRLMALKGSGTDDMSRPLENAVYLELMRRGYTVRVGSYRDKEIDFTAIMGNEVEYYQVAMTVLGEDTRRREFGSLESIRDNFPKTVLTMDRFNLGTFNGINVVNVIDWMLDAGQ; encoded by the coding sequence ATGGAAGGGACTGTGAGGAGATCGGATTATCTGGAGCAGCTGCACGGATCGAAGGGGGCCACCGGGGTCGTGAAGGTGATCACCGGGATGAGGAGATGCGGCAAATCCACGCTCATGGAGCAGTTCGCGGACGATCTGAGGTCCGAGGGGACGGATGACAGTCACATCTTCCACGTGAACTTCGAGACCTTCGAAGGACGTGACGTATCGTCGCCGGAGGAATTACGTTCGCGCATCAGGGAGCTCCCCGGTGACGGCATCGTGTACATCCTCCTGGACGAGATACAGGAGGTGGACGGCTGGGAGACGATAGTGGCCGCTCTGGAGACCGGGAAGAATTACGACGTCTACATCACGGGTTCGAACTCGAACATGCTGTCCACTGACCTCGCTACCCATCTTTCGGGAAGGTACATAGAGATAAGGATGCTGCCGCTGTCGTTCGCTGAGTACCTGGAGCTCCATCCCGGCGACAGGGAGGAGAGGTTCGTCCAGTATCTGAGGTACGGCGGTCTTCCCGATGCCGACCCGGACAGGGGCGAGAAGCACAGCATGGGATATCTGGAGGGTGTGTTCAACACCGTCCTGATAAAGGACATCCTCTCGAGACTGAAGACGGACGACGTGAACAGGATCACGGCGATAGCCAGGTTCCTGTACTCCAACATCGGGAACGTGACGAACATCGCCAACATCGCCAAAGGGACCGGGCTGAACCCGGGTACCGTCGACAGATATATCGGCGGGATGGAGGCTGCACTGCTCTTCTATCACGCGGAGAAGTACGACATCGTCGGAAAGAAGCTACTGTCGACGAACGGGAAGTACTATGCGTCGGATCTCGGAATGAGACTGATGGCACTGAAGGGATCCGGGACGGACGATATGAGCAGACCGCTGGAGAACGCCGTGTACCTGGAACTTATGCGCAGAGGCTACACCGTGAGAGTGGGTTCGTACCGCGACAAGGAAATTGATTTCACTGCCATAATGGGGAACGAAGTGGAGTACTACCAGGTGGCGATGACCGTACTGGGGGAAGATACGAGGAGGAGGGAGTTCGGCTCGCTCGAATCGATAAGGGACAATTTCCCGAAGACCGTCCTGACCATGGACAGGTTCAACCTGGGCACATTCAACGGCATCAACGTCGTGAACGTCATCGACTGGATGCTGGATGCGGGACAGTGA
- a CDS encoding Methylase involved in ubiquinone/menaquinone biosynthesis — protein sequence MGEKDQFMRPEGTEGEKVLKEMNQHHKDLSAWGMSFIPDSIRPKHSLDIGCGGGLVLRMTAFEWPKCLCEGIDISQTSVDFTLRSNSYFVSAGRIRAQVASVEDIPFPDGEFDLITAVETYFFWPDLEKNLAHAASKLNAGGYMAVVTEQYPNGRNDEEIGRLCEEYHMKLVPNDELKSLMEKAGLKTEVHLDEDKNWAAFIGYKE from the coding sequence TTGGGAGAGAAGGACCAGTTCATGAGACCGGAAGGAACCGAAGGGGAGAAGGTGCTCAAGGAGATGAACCAGCACCACAAGGACCTTTCCGCGTGGGGGATGTCGTTCATCCCCGATTCGATCCGCCCGAAACACTCCCTGGACATCGGCTGCGGAGGGGGACTGGTGCTCCGCATGACCGCCTTCGAGTGGCCCAAGTGCCTCTGCGAGGGGATCGACATCTCCCAGACCTCCGTCGACTTCACCCTCAGGAGCAACTCCTACTTCGTCAGCGCCGGGAGGATCAGAGCCCAGGTCGCCAGCGTAGAGGACATCCCCTTCCCGGACGGGGAGTTCGACCTCATCACCGCGGTCGAGACCTACTTCTTCTGGCCGGACCTGGAGAAGAACCTTGCCCACGCCGCTTCCAAGCTGAATGCGGGAGGGTACATGGCTGTGGTCACCGAGCAGTATCCGAACGGCAGGAACGACGAGGAGATCGGACGGTTGTGCGAGGAGTACCACATGAAGCTCGTCCCCAACGACGAGCTCAAATCCCTGATGGAGAAGGCGGGCCTGAAGACCGAGGTCCACCTCGATGAGGATAAGAACTGGGCCGCATTCATCGGATACAAGGAGTGA
- a CDS encoding Arabinose efflux permease has translation MLISLIIVLNTFGPISTDMFLSDIPNMAVDLDTDPATMNMVLYGFMLSMAVSILLFGPFTDRYGRKHLLIGCLAEYVAASMIAAFVDNIYILVVFRVLQGIGAGGVITISTALIKDCFTGLTRAKVLNVISLIGVVGPLAAPIVGAYIISIWDWRMTFIAPGVVAALCLIPAFMLSETLKDEHRDYKGIAPMFHAMEGILVSPPFGSFLLMVTIFNMMFMGYLSVSSYIYEGMFGVSSTNYTLFLAAALLFGSLMMPFFARGSRSLGYRRMIPVFFSVMFAGAFSMFMVGDGGKYVFLLTFLPCMCACAAIRPYGMTVLMASHEGDNGMVSSLINFIFFLTGCIGMVVSTMSFWPNYVYGLSAIGLIACAIFLAMWAIMKATKYNLRALR, from the coding sequence ATGCTGATTTCGCTGATCATCGTCCTCAACACCTTTGGGCCGATCTCCACGGACATGTTCCTGTCGGACATCCCGAACATGGCCGTCGACCTCGACACGGATCCCGCGACCATGAACATGGTCCTCTACGGGTTCATGCTCTCGATGGCCGTCAGCATCCTGCTTTTCGGTCCGTTCACCGACCGTTACGGCCGCAAGCATCTCCTCATCGGATGCCTCGCGGAGTACGTTGCCGCGAGCATGATCGCGGCCTTCGTGGACAACATCTACATTCTGGTGGTTTTCCGCGTCCTTCAGGGTATCGGGGCGGGAGGGGTCATCACGATCTCCACCGCTCTGATCAAGGACTGCTTCACAGGCCTCACCCGTGCCAAGGTGCTGAACGTCATCTCCCTCATCGGGGTCGTTGGTCCCCTGGCGGCACCCATCGTCGGTGCATACATCATCTCGATCTGGGATTGGAGGATGACCTTCATCGCACCCGGGGTCGTCGCGGCACTCTGCCTGATCCCCGCGTTCATGCTGTCCGAGACCCTGAAGGACGAGCACAGGGACTACAAGGGCATCGCGCCCATGTTCCATGCCATGGAGGGCATCCTGGTGTCCCCGCCGTTCGGGTCCTTCCTGCTCATGGTCACCATCTTCAACATGATGTTCATGGGCTATCTCTCGGTGTCCTCATACATCTACGAGGGCATGTTCGGCGTGTCCTCCACCAACTACACGCTGTTCCTCGCGGCCGCGCTTCTGTTCGGTTCCCTCATGATGCCGTTCTTCGCCCGCGGGAGCAGGAGTCTCGGATACCGCCGCATGATTCCCGTGTTCTTCTCGGTGATGTTCGCCGGGGCATTCTCCATGTTCATGGTCGGGGACGGGGGCAAGTACGTGTTCCTCCTGACCTTTTTGCCCTGCATGTGCGCCTGTGCCGCCATAAGGCCGTACGGAATGACCGTCCTCATGGCCTCCCACGAGGGGGACAACGGTATGGTCTCCAGCCTCATCAACTTCATATTCTTCCTGACCGGATGCATCGGAATGGTGGTCTCCACCATGTCCTTCTGGCCGAATTACGTGTACGGGCTGTCCGCCATCGGTCTGATAGCATGCGCCATATTCCTGGCGATGTGGGCGATCATGAAGGCGACGAAGTACAACCTCAGGGCGCTGAGGTGA